From the genome of Leptospira koniambonensis:
CGAAATAATAGGCATTGCCCGAGATCAATAACGTTAGCACAGTAAGAATAACGATGCCTGCGCCTAGAAGAATGAACTTTAAACTGCTTTTTTGCATACCTATAATAAGGCCTTCCTGAAGAGGCTAAGAGTTACAATAATTCGTCGGCCTAAACGGACAATTCCTTTCAGACCTTTGTCACCAGAGCGGATTTTTTATTTATGAAGATGGTAGAACGTCAGGCATTGTATCTAGGAAAGAGGCGCAGTCAAGACATTAGTGCTTTCACGTTAGTGGGTTTATAATCTTACTTACTTTGGGTTATGTAAGTATTGGTTTTGACACGGTTGTTGGAGTTCCAACACCCCCAGAAAGAATAAAAATCGGCCCGGTTCTTGGTTGCCTTTTGGATAAGCGGGTAGAACTTGGAAAACGAATTGGAACCTGTCCATTATTCGGTGCTCTATCGGGAGATCATTTCCTTCTTCCTTTCTGTATTCGATAAGGACCGAGAACTCCTTTTTTTGGACGGAACAGCGGGAGAAGGAGGACATAGTCTTCTACTCTTAGAGCAGTTTCCAAATTCCAAGCTGGTTTTGGTAGATCGAGACTCGGTCATGTTATCCAGGGCCCAAGCAAGACTTTCCGCGCATTCATCCAGAGTAATTCCTATCGAAGCCAATTTTTCCGATCTCGACTTAGAGTTCTTGAACGGTTTCGGTGTTTCTAATCCTCCCGACGGTATCCTTTTGGATTTGGGGATTTCTACATTTCATCTATTACATGCAGGTAGAGGTTTTAGTTTTAGAGAGAACGAACCTTTAGATATGAGACTTTCTTCTTCAGGTGGTATTTCCGCAGAAGATGTGATCAATACTTATCCCGAAAAAGCTTTGAGTAAAATTTTTTACGAGTATGGGGAAGAGCGTTGGACCAAGAAGATCGTAGAAGCGATCTTAGAAAGAAGAAGACATTCTAGAATTGGTTACTCAGGAGATCTTGCACAATTGGTTTCCAGAGTGATACCAAGAAAATTTTGGCCTCCTGGAAGACATCCTGCTACAAGAGTTTTCCAAGCGTTAAGGATAGAAGTGAATCAGGAACTTCTTCATATAGAGATCGGGGTTAAGAAACTTTTAGATCTTGTCGCAAAAGGTGGACTATTACAAGTTATCTCTTTTCATTCTTTGGAAGATAGGATTGTTAAAAACTTATTCAGAGATTATGCTAGAGGCGGAGAAGCTAAACTTCTTACCAAAAAACCAGCTCTTCCATCGGATGCGGAGACAAAAGAAAATCCTGCTTCTCGTTCTGCAAAATTACGTGTCATACATAAATCACTTCCTACCGATACTGAAGAAGAAGAGGAGGATGAGGAAGAATGAGCAGGGTTTCTGAATTTTTGTCCATCCGTCTTTGGCCTGATCTAGGTTTTTTATTTAGAATATTTGGTTGGATTGTAGCCCCGTTTACTATCGCACTTTTATTTGTATGGCAGAATGTTCAGGTTTCTAGATTAAACAGGGAACTCGCAATCGCTTCCCAAGAAAAAGAAAAACTTTTAAAGAAGAATGATGATTTAAAAATTGGAATGGCGACTTATACTTCTGCACGCAGGATAGAAGCGTTGTATCGTAAAACATATCATTATTTACCGATCACAGTTGGAGATCGGATCATTACAGTGACTCTTCCTCCAGAAAGAAACGAGGCGGAACTTGAAACTTTCAGAGCTCCTTAATCTTTTTCCAGATATTAAAATAATATCAGGATCTTATACTCCGGACGAGAGCTTCGACTTTGTCCGCACAGATTCTAGAAAATTAGGACCGAGTGATCTGTTCTGTCTTCCTGATTCTTCAGGAGATAAAGGAGCAGAATATGCAAAGACTTCTTCTTCTAAATATATATTAACAGGATCTAAATTAAAAATTCCGAAATTAGAAAATAAGGTCGTTCTTAAGACTGATCTAGATCCGGAAAGTTTGGCTGGGCCGATTGCTTCTGTAATTTTAGGGGACCCTTCTTCTAAATTGAAAGTGATAGGAGTTACCGGAACAAACGGTAAAACTTCTTTAACTCATATTTTATCGTATTTGGGAGAATCTCAGGGAAAATCTTGCGGGATCATTGGAACAACTGGCGTTAAATTCAAAGGTGTCTTATCTGACACTGGATACACCACCCCAGATCCAAGCAGCCTTCAATCCATTCTGAAAGAAATGTATGATTCAGGAGTGGAATATGTTTTTATGGAAGCGAGTTCTCACGGATTAAAACTAGGAAGAACGAACGGGGTCCATTTTAAAGTAGGAGTATTTTCTAATCTTACTCAAGATCATTTGGATTTTCATCCAAACATGGAAGATTATAGAAATAGTAAGGCTCTTTTGTTTTCTTCCTTAGCTTTACATCCAGAAACTTTTGGAGTAATCGACTCTGATGCTCCTGGTGGAAAAGATTTTAAATCTGTCGTAGAGGCTTCTTCTCCGAATCTAAAAATTTTCTCTCTTGGAAGAAGTTCCGAAGAATTCGAGATACATTCAGAAGCATTTTCCTTGGAAAAAACTTCTTACCAAATCCGACTTTCGAATGATTGGGGCGGAGATACTAATATCAGCACCAATCTTTTAGGTGGATTTAATGTCAGAAACACTGCTCTTGCATTTGTGACTGCACTCGGTTTAGGCTGGGAGAAAAAATTACTTCTATCCGCCTTGGAAAGTATTCCTCAAATCCCAGGAAGATTTCAGATCTATTATAGCAAAGATAAATCTCGTATGGCTGTCGTAGATTATGCTCATACTCCGGATGCTCTCGAAAATATTTTAAGAAGTATTAGAGAATCTAAACCTAAAGAGCTCGTTGCACTTTTTGGATGTGGAGGCGATCGAGATAAAACCAAACGTCCTAAAATGGCAAAGATCGCGGGTGAACTTGCTGACAAGGTAATACTCACTTCCGATAACCCAAGGACAGAAGACCCCGAAAGTATCTTAGATGATGTGCAAGCAGGTCTTCCTAGCGGATATTCTCCATTGCTTCGAGAAGTGGATAGAGCAAAGGCAATTTCTTTCGGGATCTCTCACTTAAAAGAGGGGGGATGCCTTCTTGTGGCAGGAAAGGGCCATGAGGATTACCAGATCATAGGTCGAGATAAAAGGCATTTTGATGACGGAGAAGAGATCCGAAAGGCATTCGGTCTCTAACCGCAAGCTCCTAACCGGCATTGTGCCGGACTAAATCCAAAAAAAATGTCTCAGATCCTGGCTTACGTCGATAATTAAGCCAGAGAAGACGATTTTCTTTTTTACGTTTACTCGTACTCAGCACGGGCGAATCTGTCTTCATAGAAACGATATGTTTTACTTTTTATACGAAAGATTTTTCCAAGATTTAGATTCTCTAAGACTTTTCAGCTATGTAACCGTTCGGGCTTTAATGGCCGGATTAACTTCCATGTTCCTGACTTTTTGGTTTGGGGGAAGAGTGATCGATTTCTTACACGGATTAAAATTCAGAGAAAGTGTAAGGGACGATGGGCCAAAATCTCATAGTGCCAAATCAGGAACTCCAACAATGGGCGGTCTCATGATCGTATCTGCCCTGGTTGTATCTGTTCTCCTTTGGGGAAATTTAAGAAATTCTAATATACTTTTATTACTCGTTTGTTCCATTTCTTTTGCTACTCTTGGATTCATTGATGATTATATGAAATCTGTGAAAAAGGTCAAAGGTGGAATGAGGGCCCGCACTAAGTTTGCAGTTTCGGTAGTTTTAGCTGCGATCTTTTGTGTGGTATTCTTATATACTACTGGAGAAGCACCAAAAGGAACTACAGGTAAAATTCTATTCCATTTGACAGATCTTTTCCTGCCTTTCGTAAAAGGTCCGATTTTGTCCTGGGGATATTTAGCGATCCCATTTTCGATTTTGGTAATATTAGGATCTTCTCATGGAGTGAACCTGACCGATGGTTTGGATGGTCTTGCTGGAGGAACTGCGGGGATTGTAGTTGGGACTCTTGGATTGATCGCATATGTTTCTGGAACGCCAGTTGCTGCAAACTATCTGAATATTCCTTATCTTCCTCATGCGCATGAGTATAGTGTATTCCTTGCTGCTTTAACTGGGGCATTGATCGGTTTTCTTTGGTTCAATAGTCATCCTGCACAAGTATTCATGGGAGATACTGGATCTTTATTTTTAGGAGCAACCATCGGGCTTACATGCGTGATGTTGAAGAAAGAAATCTTACTCGTCATCTTAGGCGGGATCTTTGTTGCGGAGTCTCTGTCTGTAATCTTACAAGTGGGATCTTTCAAGCTGACCCAAAAACGAATTTTTAGAATGGCTCCTTTACATCACCATTTTGAATTGGGAGGAGTTCCCGAAACAAAAGTGGTGATCCGATTCTGGATCGCAGCCATTATTCTTGCGATCATATCCTTATCTAGTTTAAAAATACAATGAAGGCTCTCGGGAGAAAGTTCAAAGATTTTTGGGAATCTCCCGGTTCCCCCTTCGATCTGGTCCTAGTAGGATCTGTATTCTTTCTTTTACTTTTTGGAATATGTGTAATGTATTCCAGTTCCTCCGTGACTGCATGGAGAGAATTCCAAGATTCAGAATATTTCCTGAAAAAACAATTAGCCTGGGCTATTATAGGTCTTATTGTATTTTTCTTCTTTGCAAATTTTCCTTATAAACGATTAGAAAAATTCGCGTTAGCCGGAATTATAATCAGCGTTCTTCTCCTGATTTTAGTGTTCATTCCGGGAATCGGAAAATCTGTAGGTACTTATTATGGAAGAAATTTCCATAGATGGATCGGGATTGGACCTTATCAATTGCAACCTTCTGAGATTGCGAAATTGGCTGTGGTAGTTTATCTATCTTCCCTAATTGTAAAACTAAAATTAAAAGAGACTAGGGATCCTAAAAAGTTTATTCTTCCTGCTATTTTATTACTCGCAGTTTTGATCTTAATCTTAGCGGAGCCAGCTTTCGGAACCACGATGGAAATTTTGTTCGTGGTGATAGCATTTGTATTCTTATTCGGATTCCCAGTTCGCAATCTTCTTCTTGTAGGTTTAGTATCTCTTCCTTTAGCTTATCTTCTGATCAGCCAAGTAGGTTATAGAAGGAAAAGAATGGAAGTTTGGTTGGATCCATATCGTTTTCGTTATGATGAAGGCCATCAGTTGGTGACTTCTTTTAGAGCGTTTTTGGATGGAGGCTGGTTCGGAAATAAACTAGCCAGTGGTTATGCACATAGATATCTAACGTATAGTCATACTGACTTCGTTCTTGCTACTTATGTAGAGGACTTTGGATTTATGGGCTTCGTATTTTTCTTTGCTTTGGTGATGATACTTCTTTCGAGAGTATATGTTCTGCTCAAAAGAGTAGAGGATCCATTCGGTTTTTATCTGGGAGCTGGTTTACTTTTTATTTTAGGGACCCAGTTCGTTATCAATAGTTATGTGGTCACTGGTCTTTTCCCGATTACTGGGATCAGCTTGCCGTTTATGAGCTACGGAGGATCTTCACTTCTCGTGGTTTTAGCGGCCTTCGGAATTCTTGTCAATATAACCAGAAAAGAAAACATAGGCGTATGAGATCGGTTTTAATCGCAGCTGGCGGAACCGGGGGCCATATTTCCCCAGGGGTTGCGCTTGCAGAAAGTCTTGTAAGTCGAAAAGATTCCTTAGGTATCTCTAACGTTTTTCTACATTCTCTTATCCGAAATAAGGATAATCCAGATCTGAAACAAGCTCCTTGCGAAGTGGTCTGGCATAATACTCCTTCTCTTTCTGGAAATATTCTTTTATTACCTTTTAGATACGTATTCCAGCTTGTCCGGTCTTGGATCAAGTTTAGACAATTAGGTGTGGATGCAGTTGTGGGTATGGGTGGATATTCCAGCGTTCCTGCTCTTCTATACGCTGTGATCTTTGGCAAAAAATTGTATTTATGCGAACAGAATTGTATTCCTGGAAAAGTAAATCGTATCTTTTTTAGATTCGCAGATAAGGTCGCTTTCAGTTTTCCACCTAAGGATACAAAAGTTTCCTGTAGTTGGGAAATATTAGGAAATCCTTTAAGATCTAAAACCATTCCTAAACTCGCTTTGAAGTTCAGCGAAAAATGGGATCCTAAAAAGAAAAAACAATTTAACGTTTTAGTAATGGGTGGTTCTCAGGGTGCAAGACAGATCAATAATATGGTAGTCAACCTGATGAAACACGAAGTGATCCAGGAAAGATTCCGTTTTAGGATGCTTACTGGAACTGCTCTTTATGACGAGGTTTCTAAAAAAACAAAAGATGCAGATCTTATCTCTTATTCAGATAATATGGCTGAACATTATGATTGGGCCAACTTAGTAATTGCTCGTTCGGGTTCTGGAGTTCTTTCTGAATGTGCAGCTTTTGCACTTCCTATGATACTTATCCCTTATCCTTTTGCAAAAGATGATCACCAAACTGCGAACGCAAAGTATATGGAAGCAAATGGTGCGGCTTCATTACTCGAGCAAAGAGATGAAGACGAAAGTAAATTATTCCGTATCTTGGATCAGTTTGCGGAGAAGCCAGAACTCTTAAATGAAATGTCTATCAGATCATTAGAATGTTCTCATGTAGAAGCATCTACTGAAACTGCTAGTTTCTTTTTCGAAAATACCAAATAATGGAAAGCGGGTCTGTCCAACAAAGATTAGGATTTTCTAAACCTTTTTTCCTGGGGATCGGCGGTTCCGGTATGTCCAGCTTGGCGCATATCTTGGCAGATGCTGGTTTCGAAGTTTCAGGTTATGACGGTAAAAAAAGTCAGGTTACTGAAAACTTAGAGAAGAAGGGTGTGGAAATATTCTCTAAACTTTCCGATCTCGGGGAGAATATTGAATACGACGCAGCTATTTATTCTTCTGCCATTCGTTTGGATTCACATCCTATTGCGATGTTCTTTAAACAAAAAGGAATTCGATTTTTTCATAGATCAGAAGTTTTACATCTTTGTTTCGAGCACCTGACTTGTATTGCAGTAGGTGGCTCTCATGGAAAAACTACAACCACTGCGATGACTTCTCATATACTCAATGATCTGGGATATTCTCCTTCTGTAATGGTAGGAGGTGATGTTTCCTTTTTGAATGGAGTAGGGGGAAGGTTTTCTTCCGGTAAGATTGGAGTTTTTGAATCGGACGAATCTGATGGAACATTCTTAAATCATAAAGCACAAGTTCGTATTCTCACAAATATAGATGAGGACCATCTGGACTTCTATCATTCTCGAGAAAAACTATTAGAGGCATTTTCTAAATTTATTTCTGCGGGAACTCAAACAGTGGTTTTGGATCTGGACGATCCTGGGATCTCGGATTGTTTAGATCTAATCCAAGATAAATCTAAAATTTTGGGATTCACTTCTTCTTCTGAAACGGACACTAAGTCTAATGGATTTAAAAATTTAGTACATTATAAAATAGAAAATAAGAAACTGAACTTCTTTTTAGATGGAAAAAAATTTGAAATTAGTTCCAGATTTCCCGGAAAACATTATCTTACGAATTCACTTGCGGGAGTTCTTGCGGCTTGTTCTTTAGGAGCAGATCCTGAAAAGGCAGCTAAGTCCGTTTCAGGTTATGCAGGAGTCAAACGTAGATTAGAATATATCGGCAATAAGAATGGCGTAGATATTTATGACGATTACGGCCATCATCCCACTGAGGTCCAGGCTGTTCTTTCTTCTATTCAAGAACTTTCTGGGGGAAGAGGGAAGCCGGTAATCTTATTCCAGCCTCATAGATATACCCGGACCAAAAACTTATACCAAGACTTCGCTAAAAGTTTGGACCAGGTAGAAACAGTCCTACTTCTTCCTATATACTCAGCAGGAGAAGATCCGATCTCGGGAGTTTCTTCTGAACTGATCGCAGACAAGATGAGAATCAGACCCAAAATCCTATCTGGAAATCTTGGATCAGACCTTTCTATTTTGAAAGAAGTGCTGAAACCTGGAGATGTATTCGTAAGTTTAGGAGCAGGGAATGTTCGGGACTGGGGCTTGGAACTTCTGAGGTCTTAAGTTCTATTTAGAATTTTTAGTATAGTTGTACTAAATCGCAAAGAATGATACATCATAAAAAGTATTGGACGAATCCCGAAAATCCCGCATTTTGACAAGTGGTAGAATGAAGTTAGTAATCAATATCCCTTGCTATAACGAGGAAAAAACTCTTTCTACGGTGCTCGCTGAGATCCCCAAAAAGATCCAAGGCATCAAGACGATAGAAGTTCAGGTTGTGGACGATGGTTCCACAGATCGTACCTCCGAGATCGCAGCTGAATATGGCTGTAAAATTATTTCTCACAAAAAGAATTTAGGATTAGGCAGAGCATTCAAGTCCGGAGTAGAAGCTGCTTTGGAAAGTGGAGCTGATATTTTCGTAAACACTGATGCGGATAACCAGTATCCTTCTTCTTATATTCCTGATCTAATTACACCAGTTATGAATGGTAAGGTGGATATAGTTATCGGAAATAGAGTTCCTTGGAAGGTGGAACATTTTTCTCCTTTAAAGAAAACTCTACAATGGTTCGGAAATTTGGTAGTTCGAAATTTGATCGGCACTAATATTCCTGATACGGTTTCTGGATTTAGAGCTTATTCCAGAGAAAGTCTTTTAAGACTACATGTTACTACTAAGTTCTCTTATGTTTTAGATACGATTGTGCAAGCGGTCAAAATGGATCTTGCTGTTTCTTCCATTCCGATCCCAACGAATCCTCCTACTAGAAAGTCCAGACTGTTTAAGAATATTTTCCAGCATATGTGGAAGTCAGGTAATTCTTTAGTTAAATTACTGATTGTTTATAGACCATTTCAATTTTTTGGAGTTTTGGCAGTCACTACTTTTGTTCCTGCGTTAGCGATTGCGGTTCGGTTTCTGATCTTTTTCTTCTTAGGGATTGGCAAAGGTCATGTGCAGTCTTTGTTATTCGCTGTAGTACTGGTAATCATCTCTGGATTGTTTTTAGTTTCAGGAATTCTGGCGTTTCTAATCGGTATGAATCGAAAATTGAACGAAGAAATTTTATACTATGAGAAGAAGAGAACCTTTGGTCCTTCTACTCACTCTAAAACTTCAAAAGCAAAAAATTAAATATATTCTTCGAATAATTTAAAATAGGTCTTTTGGGATGAATAAGAAAAAAGTAATTCTAGATAAGCCTAAGATCGCCTTATTAGGCCCAATACCTCCCTTCCGAGGAGGTATATCCCAATATACATTTGAACTTCAAAAAGTTTTAGAAAATAGATCTAATTTACTTACTATTTCATTTCATAGGCAATACCCAGGCTTTTTGTATCCGGGAAAAACGGATTTAGATCCTTTTTATAAAGGCCAAAAGTTGGAAAATGTATCCTATACAATCGATGCGTTAGACCCCTTTTCGTTAGTAAAAGTCGCTGATTCCGTATTGAAGAGTGGATGTGAATTGGCGATACTCTCTTGGTGGACTTTGTTTTGGGCCCCAGGTTTTGCTTTTATTTCCTCTCGTTTGAGAAGAAGTGGGATCAAGACTGTATTTTTGTGCCATAATTTATTTGATCATGATTCTGGTTTTTTAAAAAAGTTCATTACGAAAATATTAATTAGAAATGCGGATGGATATTTAGTACATAGCTCCGAGCAAAAAGAAATATTAAGCTCTATTTTTCCGGATAAAATTATATTACAAAATCCTCATCCTATTTATGAACAATTTCCTGCCCCAAAAGGAATTCTCAAACCTCGAGGAAAACTGGAACTTCTTTTTTTTGGATTTATTCGTCCTTACAAAGGACTGGATCTTTTATTAGAGGCCCTGGCAAAGTTAAACGATCCCGAAATTTATCTAACTGTAGTAGGGGAATCTTGGAAGGATCCAGAAGAATTGATCTCATTTTCTAAAAAATTGGGGCTGAATAACGTTGAATTTCATCTGGAGTATACTGACGAAAGTTCTGTATCAGAATTTTTCTATCGTGCGGATTTAGTTGTTCTGCCGTATCGTTCTGCAACTGGGAGCGGGGTTGCGACAATTGCGTATCATTATGAAAAACCAATATTGGCTACAAGAGTCGGAGGTTTTCTGGATACCATCATTGATGGAGAAACTGGATTTTTAATCGAGCCAGGTAGTTCAGATATTATTGCAGAAAAGATTAGACCTCTTTCCAGAAAATCTTTGGGAAAAATGAAGTCTTCGATCCGAAATTTTAAAAGAAATTTTACCTGGGAAAGTATGGTTTCAAAAATTATAGAATTCCATTCTATATTTAATAAAAGAAGTTAATTGCTCTGAGTTTAATCAATTTACGGAGATAAAATGAAAAGTTCAAAGCCGAAACAAAAAACATTAAAAAAGGAAGAATTTAAAAATTCTAATGTTCTTCTGATCGGCACTTATTCCTCCGAAAATAAAGGTGACGCTGCCATGGAATTAAGTGTGGCGAATAAAGTAAAAAATGAACTCGGAGCCACAGTTAAGATCTCTTCTCCTTTTCCGCATATCGACAGATCATTTTATTCAGATTTCGAAGTGGTCTTTTCTCAAAGGAGAAAATTGATCCGTGCAAGCATTCAATTATTTCTGGCGTTTATTTATTCTCTCTTACCTAAATCCGCACAGAGCAAATTTGATTTTCTAATCCTTTCCGACGAAGGAAAAGCGATCTTGAGTTCAGACTTAGTTATTGATTTGAGTGGGGATATGTTAACTGAGGATTACGGGCCTCATGTAGCGTATTCTCATTTTATTCCAATCTTAATGTCTATCTTTCTTGGGAAAAAGGTTTTTCTCTGTGCTCAATCGATTGGCCCATTTAAGCTCACTACTTTTCTCGCTAAATATATTTTTACAAAAGTTTCCCAGATAACGGTTAGAGAATCTATATCTTACGACTATATGAAACGTTTTAAACTTTCAGAAGTTATTTTAGCCAAAACTGCTGATGTTGCTTTTTTATTAGAACCTTCTGATTCTAAACGAGCACAAGAAATTCTAAAAGAAGAAGGTTTAGTTCTGCCTAAAAACCGTGTTGTGCTTGGAATTTCTGTAAGCGACATCATTCAGAGAAAATATAATTCCAGATCGGATCAGAAAGGAAAATTCGAAGATGAATTTGCTGCAATGTTGGATCGATTGATTGAAACGGATAATTATTTTATCGTTTTCGTAAGTCATGTAACAGGTCCTTCTGAAACTAAAGACGACAGAAATCTTTCTAAAAGAGTTTTCTCTAAAATGAAAAACGGGAAGTTCGGGTTCGTATTATCCGGGAACCATAGGCCAGAAGAAATTAAACAAATCATCTCTCAATTTAATCTATTTGTTGGAGCAAGAATGCATGCAAATATCGGAGCTCTTTCTGTTGGAACTCCTATCATTGCTATTTCTTATAGCCATAAAACTCCGGGGATTATGAAAGAATTTGGATTAGGTGATTGGGTCCATCCGATTGAAACTTTAAATATGGATGAATTGTACCAATCTATACTTACAATGTATAAAAAAAAGAAAACGATCTCTTCTCAGATAACCAAATCCAATGAAAGAATTAAATCGATTTCAGGAGAGAATATCCTAAAGATCAAAGAACTTCTTTCCAAGACTTATTGATAAAGATTTTAGGTCCTTCTTTGAAAAATGCTCGACCTAGGATTGAATTGAATGCTTGGATAAGTAGAAAAACGAAATATTTCCGATCCCAGACATTATAAATAGAATCTGATCGGAACGAGGGGTTTCATGGAATATTTATGCGGATGTTTATACAAAAATTCCGTAAAGAAGGATAGAAACATCTCTACAAGAGATAGATTATCCAATTATCATCGTGAGTCCCCTAAGGCCCTTCTAGATAAACCTCAAATCGAATTATTCTCTTCGGCTAACGGATCCAAATTTCTCTCAGGACAATATTCGGAATCCGAAGTGTATGTTTTCTTTCTTGGGCCGATTAATGGAATTTGGAAAGATTCCTATACTGGATTTGATCTGGAAACGCCAAACGTTTCTGCCAAATACGTTTTAGATTTTTACCTGAAGAATGGGGTCGCAGATCTAGGAAAATTAATAGGGCAATTTAGTTTAGCAATCATTGATAATCGAAATGAAACAAAAGTTTTCTTATTAGGTGATTCTACTGGAATGAGATCTTGGTTCGTTTCCGATGAAGGGGATCGATTTCTATTTGGCACTCATTTAAGTTCAGTTGCTGTCATCAGCCAAGCTGCTAAGATAAATCAAACGTACGAAGATTTCTTTTTGACTTATGGATTTATTCCTTTTTCCAAAACAGTCTTCGAGGGTGTTGAGGTTGTTCCTACAGGAATGTTTTTAGAAACAGGCATCGAGGACGGAGGCAAAAATTATTCATATAAACTTTTAACAAAGCCAGAACAAATAGCAGAGAACTTAGACAGTTTATCTTTAGATGAAATGGTAGATAAGTTAGACGAAGTCTTCTTATCTTCTCTTGCCTCTCAAGTCCCATCCGGGCAAAAGAATGTGGCTGTATTATTAGGGGGTTTTGATTCAGCATTGGTTGCTTCTGGCCTTGCTCGATTAGGGAAACAAGTTCATACTTATAGTTTCTTTTACGAAGACGAAAGTTTTAACCAGCCTCATACAGATACACTTGCTAAGTTTTTGGGAAACAAACATAGCTGGATCAAAGTAGACGAAAAGGTAATTTTAGAAGGACTAAATCATTTTTCTGAAAACTTCAATTACCCTACTAACTGGCTGAATTATTTAGTTCAAACAAACCATCTTGGAAAGAAGATCAAGGAAGATGGAAACGATTTCGTTTATACTGGGGACGGTTGTGATGTCGCATTCATGGGCTATCCGAGAACACATTTTGTTGCACATTGGGTTAAGTCTATTAACCGTTTGATCCCTAAATTCCTAATTGGATCAGTAATCGGATTGATTGAGGCATTTAGGATCGAATTATTAACCGGTAGACCAAGCCGAGTTTTGGTTGGATTACTTAGAAATTCCATGTTTAGATCCGATTTGCGAGGGTTTATTAATTTTCGGATTTTCGATGAGTCTTCTGTAAGACTGTTAAGAAAGAAGAAATTTGTACCAACTCAAACGAATGAGATGATCTTAACGAAACTATTGCAAACGGGAGCAAATCTTTCCATTGATAGAAAAGCATATTTAGGAAAGGCTTTGCAGTCTCCTAATAAAGCTAAAATTATTGGAACGTCCGACACGAATGGTTTGGTGATACAGGGGCCTTATCTACATCCAATCCTGAAAAATTTTGCAATGAGAATTCCTGATTCAATGCTTAGGCCAAAAGGGAATACTAAAAATTCTACAATAGGTAAATACGTTCTTTCTTTAATGGCTGAAACAAAAAAATATCTTCCTGAAGAGATCATATACCAAAGGAAAGTAGCTGCGGTAGACGCGCCTGTGGACACTTGGTATAAGAAATATTTAAAGAAGGATATCTCTAAATTGATCCTTGATAATTGTCCTTTTGAGGTGAATGAGAAATATCTAAATAATCTTTTCCAACAAAAATCTATCGAAGAATTATATCGTAATAAAGTTTCTTCAGACACAATCACTACACATGAACTTTCTCTCCTTGCTACGTATTCTTCCTTTGCAAAGTTTGGGAAAGAAGTTTGAATTTAATTTTGAAACTAAAAGTGGATGAATATATAGTTTTAGAGATCCGTATCCGAAATATCCACTTTTCAAAAACAATTGTTCTTTAGATGAACCTTAAACATATAAAAAGTTATTTATTTTTCTTTCTTCGAATATTAT
Proteins encoded in this window:
- the rsmH gene encoding 16S rRNA (cytosine(1402)-N(4))-methyltransferase RsmH, translated to MENELEPVHYSVLYREIISFFLSVFDKDRELLFLDGTAGEGGHSLLLLEQFPNSKLVLVDRDSVMLSRAQARLSAHSSRVIPIEANFSDLDLEFLNGFGVSNPPDGILLDLGISTFHLLHAGRGFSFRENEPLDMRLSSSGGISAEDVINTYPEKALSKIFYEYGEERWTKKIVEAILERRRHSRIGYSGDLAQLVSRVIPRKFWPPGRHPATRVFQALRIEVNQELLHIEIGVKKLLDLVAKGGLLQVISFHSLEDRIVKNLFRDYARGGEAKLLTKKPALPSDAETKENPASRSAKLRVIHKSLPTDTEEEEEDEEE
- a CDS encoding UDP-N-acetylmuramoyl-L-alanyl-D-glutamate--2,6-diaminopimelate ligase, giving the protein MKLSELLNLFPDIKIISGSYTPDESFDFVRTDSRKLGPSDLFCLPDSSGDKGAEYAKTSSSKYILTGSKLKIPKLENKVVLKTDLDPESLAGPIASVILGDPSSKLKVIGVTGTNGKTSLTHILSYLGESQGKSCGIIGTTGVKFKGVLSDTGYTTPDPSSLQSILKEMYDSGVEYVFMEASSHGLKLGRTNGVHFKVGVFSNLTQDHLDFHPNMEDYRNSKALLFSSLALHPETFGVIDSDAPGGKDFKSVVEASSPNLKIFSLGRSSEEFEIHSEAFSLEKTSYQIRLSNDWGGDTNISTNLLGGFNVRNTALAFVTALGLGWEKKLLLSALESIPQIPGRFQIYYSKDKSRMAVVDYAHTPDALENILRSIRESKPKELVALFGCGGDRDKTKRPKMAKIAGELADKVILTSDNPRTEDPESILDDVQAGLPSGYSPLLREVDRAKAISFGISHLKEGGCLLVAGKGHEDYQIIGRDKRHFDDGEEIRKAFGL
- the mraY gene encoding phospho-N-acetylmuramoyl-pentapeptide-transferase, which encodes MFYFLYERFFQDLDSLRLFSYVTVRALMAGLTSMFLTFWFGGRVIDFLHGLKFRESVRDDGPKSHSAKSGTPTMGGLMIVSALVVSVLLWGNLRNSNILLLLVCSISFATLGFIDDYMKSVKKVKGGMRARTKFAVSVVLAAIFCVVFLYTTGEAPKGTTGKILFHLTDLFLPFVKGPILSWGYLAIPFSILVILGSSHGVNLTDGLDGLAGGTAGIVVGTLGLIAYVSGTPVAANYLNIPYLPHAHEYSVFLAALTGALIGFLWFNSHPAQVFMGDTGSLFLGATIGLTCVMLKKEILLVILGGIFVAESLSVILQVGSFKLTQKRIFRMAPLHHHFELGGVPETKVVIRFWIAAIILAIISLSSLKIQ
- a CDS encoding FtsW/RodA/SpoVE family cell cycle protein; protein product: MKALGRKFKDFWESPGSPFDLVLVGSVFFLLLFGICVMYSSSSVTAWREFQDSEYFLKKQLAWAIIGLIVFFFFANFPYKRLEKFALAGIIISVLLLILVFIPGIGKSVGTYYGRNFHRWIGIGPYQLQPSEIAKLAVVVYLSSLIVKLKLKETRDPKKFILPAILLLAVLILILAEPAFGTTMEILFVVIAFVFLFGFPVRNLLLVGLVSLPLAYLLISQVGYRRKRMEVWLDPYRFRYDEGHQLVTSFRAFLDGGWFGNKLASGYAHRYLTYSHTDFVLATYVEDFGFMGFVFFFALVMILLSRVYVLLKRVEDPFGFYLGAGLLFILGTQFVINSYVVTGLFPITGISLPFMSYGGSSLLVVLAAFGILVNITRKENIGV